The Bdellovibrionota bacterium genome has a window encoding:
- a CDS encoding secondary thiamine-phosphate synthase enzyme YjbQ: MKTLTEYLYFHTKKHREYIRITDPVEEIVRKSGVHEGFVLVSAMHITAGVYVNDAEDGLIADIDEWVEKLAPFRENYRHHRTGETNGDSHLKSLLIGHEVIVPITKGELDLGTWQQIYYAEFDGRRKKRLIVKVMGE, from the coding sequence ATGAAAACGCTGACCGAGTACCTTTATTTTCATACCAAGAAGCACCGCGAATACATCCGAATCACGGACCCGGTCGAGGAGATCGTCCGGAAAAGCGGCGTGCACGAGGGGTTCGTCCTCGTTTCCGCGATGCACATCACGGCGGGTGTTTACGTCAATGACGCGGAAGACGGTTTAATCGCCGACATCGACGAATGGGTCGAGAAGCTGGCTCCGTTTCGTGAAAATTATCGCCACCATCGGACCGGGGAAACCAACGGGGACAGCCACTTGAAGAGTTTGCTGATCGGACATGAGGTCATCGTTCCGATTACAAAAGGGGAACTCGACCTGGGCACCTGGCAGCAGATTTACTACGCCGAGTTCGACGGCCGGCGGAAAAAGAGGCTGATTGTGAAAGTGATGGGGGAATGA
- a CDS encoding GGDEF domain-containing response regulator, whose protein sequence is MEERPAILAIEPCCGKGKAACDFLHLSDQFLLYGASSLAEGLKLLQERSIDLIILDLMISDNEGLDTFLRVKREAPHMPVIIVTTLEDESVAMEAVKQGAQDYLLKQEVDTEHLSRSIRYAIARNRLLLEVDFLREQEHYLATHDKLTNLPNRYLFGEYLEKAVANAGRSGSKLAVLFIDLDGFKQINDQWGHAAGDHVLQSVAERLKEAVRHSDVVGRVGGDEFIAMLCNIENRSDAGRVAREMLRAVRHAVLFCGRRMVVDISIGISICPGDGRRLDDLISKADMAMYKAKKRKGRHVQFYVPPRLPRVREVQEPTESPETVPFESPRRTPLRRVH, encoded by the coding sequence GTGGAAGAAAGACCGGCAATCCTAGCCATCGAGCCATGCTGCGGGAAGGGGAAGGCCGCGTGCGACTTTCTTCACTTAAGCGATCAATTTCTCCTTTACGGGGCTTCTTCGCTGGCCGAGGGTCTCAAGCTCCTTCAGGAGCGTTCGATCGATCTCATCATCCTAGACCTCATGATCTCCGACAACGAAGGACTGGACACCTTCCTGCGTGTCAAGAGAGAAGCCCCTCACATGCCGGTCATCATCGTTACAACCCTCGAAGATGAATCGGTCGCTATGGAGGCCGTGAAGCAAGGAGCGCAAGATTACCTGCTCAAACAGGAAGTGGATACGGAGCACCTTTCGCGCTCCATCCGTTACGCGATAGCGCGGAATCGCCTTCTCCTGGAAGTTGATTTTCTGCGCGAGCAAGAGCACTACCTCGCGACGCATGACAAATTGACCAATCTTCCGAACCGCTACCTCTTCGGGGAATATCTGGAAAAGGCGGTGGCCAACGCCGGGCGCTCGGGATCCAAATTGGCCGTTCTATTCATCGATCTCGACGGTTTCAAGCAGATCAACGATCAGTGGGGGCATGCCGCCGGGGACCATGTTCTTCAGTCGGTTGCGGAGCGCCTGAAAGAAGCCGTACGTCACAGCGATGTGGTCGGACGGGTAGGTGGCGACGAATTTATCGCGATGTTGTGCAATATTGAAAACAGATCCGATGCCGGACGCGTCGCTCGCGAGATGCTTCGCGCCGTGCGGCATGCCGTGCTGTTCTGCGGGCGCAGAATGGTCGTCGACATCAGCATCGGGATTTCGATCTGCCCCGGCGACGGCCGACGACTCGATGATTTGATATCGAAGGCCGATATGGCGATGTACAAGGCCAAGAAGCGGAAAGGGCGCCATGTGCAGTTTTACGTTCCGCCGAGGCTTCCCCGCGTAAGAGAAGTTCAAGAGCCGACCGAGTCCCCGGAGACGGTTCCGTTTGAAAGCCCAAGGCGCACGCCACTCCGTCGAGTGCATTGA
- a CDS encoding DNA internalization-related competence protein ComEC/Rec2 gives MPPKNDFLSRLPILPYCVSYAFGIVLSDRIGGTWILIAVFVLLLLGIGAWFLKRSLVTTFLLVFVAMLIGAERAHNQNVVRYAPGSSAPPQATEAQIYDATVESYPERSEAGYRFRALVHSWQNDGNWEPLEIHALLSMRGFETPERGESFRFRARLRTPRNFGNDREFDFERYARTRSIGAVGAIADDQRWVPMATSMPPLWKMLNWLRWQASERADFFLSHSNAALFKSLVLGDRGDISKGLERAFRGAGILHILVVSGFQVALMAAVGSLLAGFLWSRSVFLVSRVPIWFPRAMGGAIGAVVFCLLTDLPVPTVRSLAAVLLGGLLLLFGRSRDPFAIWLAAAFGVLLVSPLYLFDVSAQLSFLAVLGILLGVALFPAPPKKKPDPLHRILLGCRSLGIATLGAIFATLPVVLYHFAQITLWSPLGNLIFVPTLGGIATPLGFLAMFVCGPFRPLGDFLMCVLGVWLDLWIPWVERIGSWPASDLWVPYFSEVSCLGYAVLFILVLAWKGQRIQSAFLNTAMALTGVLLSLYSPVVDGWLRHKGVDEIHVFHVGQGDATLIRSRTGKTVLVDAGPGGGQDFDAGDRILVPWFRKHNVRTISLLVLTHADSDHIGGAKSVIEQADVRKIWFAGFAETPVVLESRSVALKRNVPWETVGADTAAVTLDDVRVTPIHPPKRADHLKSENNRSLIVTVDIDGYRALMAADLEADGERDLLRRKVLSHADFLKVPHHGSRTSSTDGFLAVVHPSNAIITAGFGNRFHHPSPEVVERLMKYGARVWRGDECGEIITRIGNGRAEMTSVRPCRRPTP, from the coding sequence ATGCCTCCGAAGAATGATTTTCTTTCCCGCCTGCCGATTCTTCCGTATTGCGTGTCGTATGCGTTCGGCATTGTGCTGAGCGATCGAATCGGCGGAACGTGGATCCTGATTGCGGTGTTTGTTTTGTTACTGCTCGGGATAGGTGCGTGGTTCTTAAAGAGGAGTCTCGTTACAACCTTTCTCCTTGTATTTGTGGCGATGTTGATCGGCGCCGAGCGCGCTCATAACCAAAATGTCGTTCGATACGCACCGGGTTCTTCCGCGCCTCCCCAAGCCACCGAGGCCCAAATCTACGACGCGACCGTGGAAAGTTATCCGGAGCGTTCCGAGGCCGGATACCGCTTTCGCGCTTTGGTTCACTCATGGCAGAACGATGGAAATTGGGAGCCGTTGGAAATTCACGCGCTCCTTTCGATGCGAGGCTTTGAAACTCCCGAACGGGGAGAGTCCTTTCGTTTCCGGGCGAGGTTGCGGACGCCTCGAAATTTCGGAAACGACCGGGAATTTGATTTCGAGCGATACGCGCGGACTCGGTCGATCGGGGCCGTCGGCGCGATTGCGGATGATCAGCGATGGGTACCGATGGCGACATCGATGCCGCCGCTTTGGAAAATGCTGAATTGGCTTCGTTGGCAGGCGAGTGAGCGAGCCGATTTCTTTTTAAGCCACTCCAATGCGGCGCTCTTCAAGAGTTTGGTTCTCGGCGATCGAGGAGATATCTCAAAGGGTCTCGAACGGGCCTTCCGAGGAGCGGGAATTCTCCACATCTTGGTGGTCTCCGGATTTCAAGTGGCGTTGATGGCGGCGGTCGGGTCGCTCTTGGCGGGGTTTCTTTGGAGCCGTTCGGTGTTCCTCGTTTCGCGAGTGCCGATTTGGTTTCCGCGAGCGATGGGGGGCGCCATCGGAGCCGTGGTCTTTTGTCTTTTGACCGATCTCCCCGTTCCGACGGTGCGTTCCCTTGCAGCCGTTCTTCTGGGCGGCCTGCTCCTTTTGTTCGGGCGTTCGCGCGATCCTTTCGCGATATGGTTGGCTGCGGCGTTCGGCGTTCTCTTGGTCTCCCCCCTTTATCTGTTCGATGTCTCGGCGCAGCTTTCGTTTTTGGCCGTTCTCGGCATTCTGTTGGGCGTTGCGCTATTCCCGGCTCCGCCAAAGAAAAAACCGGACCCGCTCCATCGAATCTTACTTGGGTGTCGTTCGCTCGGAATTGCGACGCTCGGAGCTATCTTCGCCACTCTTCCCGTCGTGCTTTATCATTTCGCACAGATCACGCTCTGGTCGCCGCTTGGGAATCTGATTTTCGTTCCCACGCTTGGAGGAATCGCGACGCCGCTCGGATTTTTGGCCATGTTTGTCTGCGGTCCGTTCCGCCCGCTAGGAGATTTTTTGATGTGCGTTCTCGGCGTCTGGCTGGATCTGTGGATCCCTTGGGTCGAACGAATCGGCTCTTGGCCCGCGTCCGATCTTTGGGTTCCTTATTTCTCCGAAGTTTCTTGTTTAGGTTATGCGGTTCTTTTCATTCTTGTTCTCGCGTGGAAAGGACAAAGGATTCAGTCGGCTTTCCTGAATACGGCGATGGCTCTGACCGGCGTTCTTCTTTCGCTTTATTCGCCGGTCGTCGACGGATGGCTTCGGCACAAAGGAGTCGACGAAATTCATGTCTTCCACGTGGGGCAGGGCGACGCCACGTTGATCCGTTCGCGTACGGGAAAAACAGTTCTGGTCGACGCCGGGCCGGGGGGAGGGCAAGACTTCGACGCCGGGGATCGCATCCTGGTTCCGTGGTTCCGGAAACACAACGTTCGAACGATTAGCCTCTTGGTTCTAACTCACGCCGACAGCGACCACATCGGCGGCGCAAAATCCGTCATCGAACAAGCGGACGTGAGAAAAATCTGGTTTGCCGGCTTCGCCGAGACGCCGGTGGTCCTGGAGTCGCGATCGGTGGCCTTGAAGCGGAACGTTCCTTGGGAAACGGTGGGCGCCGACACCGCCGCCGTTACGTTGGATGATGTCCGGGTCACGCCGATTCATCCGCCGAAGCGGGCAGATCATTTGAAGAGCGAAAACAACCGTTCGCTCATCGTTACCGTGGATATCGACGGGTACCGGGCGCTCATGGCGGCGGATTTGGAAGCCGACGGCGAGAGGGATCTGCTTCGGCGCAAGGTTCTGTCGCACGCCGATTTCCTTAAGGTGCCGCATCATGGGAGCCGAACCTCTTCGACCGATGGTTTTTTGGCCGTGGTGCATCCCTCCAACGCAATCATTACGGCGGGGTTCGGGAATCGATTTCATCATCCATCGCCGGAAGTCGTGGAGCGTCTGATGAAGTACGGCGCGCGCGTATGGCGAGGCGACGAGTGCGGTGAAATCATCACCCGGATCGGGAATGGACGCGCCGAGATGACCTCCGTCCGACCCTGCCGCAGGCCGACTCCATAG
- the uvrC gene encoding excinuclease ABC subunit UvrC, which yields MHRNAAEQIERAPQSPGVYLLKGAEENVLYVGKAKRLRDRLKAYVVPGRDERPSVQILVPQVETVEWLLTDNEKEALLLENSLIKTHRPRYNILLRDDKSYASLRLTRHAFPRLFVTRKIVRDGSEYFGPYSSVADLRQTLKLIQKLFQIRDCSDSFFDRRTRPCLQHQIRRCTAPCVKWVREDQYAGQIQQAKLFLAGDKLTLIERLKSEMTAASTDQLYEEAAQLRDRMLAVEGTLEPQKVESRKDERDADAIGLAGDEDATLVKILKIRRGRLISADEFFVNEPISSAPEITRAFLQQYYLSDFPGHEIPPQLLVQHSVSDAAIFESLLADRCGRMVKILQPQRGTAHRLLLLSERNAVSSLAERKRRSERNVKLLENLQRKLHLPRLPKRIEGYDISNFHGAQPVGSRVTFIDGEADKTKYRHYGIRTVKGSNDFAMLHEMFERRFRTMSEDDRPDLVLVDGGKGQLRQIVEVARDLGISDLSLASLAKEKELRSRSGRKYAPERVFLPGQKNPLIFAPSDPLLHLLQRVRDEAHRFGITHHRKARNKATLQSILSRIPGVGPKRQRALLKSLGSLERIQAASIEEISAVKGMTAPAARMLFDFFHRVEDASEE from the coding sequence GTGCACCGGAACGCCGCAGAGCAGATCGAGCGGGCCCCCCAATCACCGGGCGTCTATCTTCTCAAGGGCGCCGAGGAAAACGTCCTCTATGTGGGAAAAGCCAAACGTCTGCGGGACCGGCTCAAAGCATACGTCGTTCCGGGCCGCGATGAGCGCCCATCGGTTCAAATCCTCGTCCCGCAAGTCGAAACGGTCGAATGGCTTCTGACCGACAACGAGAAAGAGGCCCTCCTTCTTGAAAACAGCCTCATCAAGACGCATCGGCCGCGATACAACATCCTGCTTCGCGACGACAAGTCGTACGCGAGTCTCCGGCTGACGAGGCACGCCTTTCCAAGATTGTTCGTCACGCGAAAGATCGTGCGCGACGGAAGCGAGTACTTCGGGCCCTATTCGTCCGTCGCGGATCTTCGCCAGACGCTGAAGTTGATTCAGAAACTTTTTCAGATTCGGGACTGTTCCGATTCGTTTTTTGACCGCCGTACCCGTCCGTGTCTCCAGCACCAGATCCGCCGGTGCACGGCCCCGTGCGTGAAATGGGTTCGCGAGGATCAATACGCCGGGCAGATCCAACAGGCGAAGCTCTTTTTAGCGGGCGACAAGCTGACCCTCATCGAACGCTTGAAGTCGGAAATGACCGCCGCGTCGACCGACCAGCTTTACGAAGAGGCGGCGCAGCTTCGCGATCGGATGTTGGCCGTGGAAGGGACGTTGGAGCCGCAAAAAGTGGAATCGCGGAAGGACGAACGGGACGCCGACGCGATTGGTCTGGCCGGGGATGAGGACGCCACGCTCGTGAAGATCTTGAAGATCCGGCGCGGGCGGCTGATTTCCGCGGATGAGTTTTTCGTGAACGAACCGATTTCGTCCGCTCCGGAAATTACACGGGCGTTTCTTCAACAATATTATTTATCCGATTTTCCGGGGCATGAAATTCCCCCGCAACTTCTGGTTCAACACTCCGTATCGGACGCCGCGATCTTTGAGAGTCTTTTGGCCGACCGGTGCGGAAGAATGGTGAAGATCCTCCAGCCTCAGCGGGGAACGGCGCACCGGCTGCTCCTCCTCTCGGAGCGAAACGCCGTTTCCTCTCTGGCCGAACGGAAACGACGGAGCGAACGGAATGTAAAGCTTCTCGAGAATCTTCAGCGAAAACTTCATTTGCCGCGACTGCCGAAACGGATCGAAGGTTACGACATTTCCAATTTCCATGGGGCACAGCCGGTCGGTTCACGGGTGACATTTATCGACGGGGAGGCCGACAAGACGAAGTATCGCCATTACGGCATCCGGACCGTCAAGGGGTCCAACGATTTTGCGATGCTGCACGAAATGTTCGAACGCCGTTTCCGGACGATGTCGGAGGACGACCGCCCCGATTTAGTTCTGGTGGACGGTGGAAAAGGACAGCTTCGCCAGATCGTCGAAGTCGCCCGTGACCTCGGAATTTCGGATTTGAGCCTCGCGTCGCTCGCCAAGGAAAAGGAGCTGCGCTCCCGCAGCGGTCGGAAATACGCTCCCGAACGAGTTTTTCTCCCGGGCCAAAAAAATCCGCTCATCTTCGCGCCGTCGGATCCACTCCTTCATCTTCTCCAACGGGTTCGAGACGAGGCCCACCGGTTCGGAATTACGCATCACCGAAAAGCGCGAAACAAGGCCACGTTGCAGTCGATTCTCTCCCGGATACCCGGTGTAGGCCCGAAACGGCAAAGAGCGCTCTTAAAATCCTTGGGTAGCTTGGAACGTATTCAAGCCGCGTCGATCGAAGAGATCTCCGCTGTAAAGGGAATGACGGCGCCCGCGGCCCGGATGCTGTTCGATTTTTTCCATCGGGTCGAAGATGCCTCCGAAGAATGA
- a CDS encoding CADD family putative folate metabolism protein: MHPLDKVISKRHLLKHPFYQRWVDGRLTMNELRAYAANYYPHVLAFPTYVSAVHSRCEDIKQRQALLENLIEEERGEENHPELWLRFAEAVGATREEVNRTSPIAESHELVETFRRLTRESFASGLGALYAYESQVPDIAQQKISGLEKFYGVENARGLKFFAVHQEADQWHSATAREAIDRLSDVEKEQALEAARTASEALWNFLSGLDRANGVDSRGCASAA, from the coding sequence ATGCACCCCTTGGACAAAGTCATCTCGAAGCGACATCTCCTGAAACACCCCTTCTACCAAAGATGGGTGGACGGGCGACTGACGATGAATGAACTTCGCGCATATGCAGCGAACTATTATCCGCACGTCTTGGCGTTCCCCACGTACGTGTCCGCCGTTCATTCGCGATGCGAGGACATCAAACAACGACAGGCGCTGCTCGAGAATTTGATCGAGGAAGAACGGGGGGAGGAAAATCATCCGGAACTTTGGCTTCGATTCGCCGAGGCTGTGGGCGCAACGCGCGAAGAAGTGAACCGGACCTCGCCGATCGCTGAATCCCATGAATTGGTCGAAACGTTCAGACGGCTGACACGCGAGAGCTTCGCATCCGGCCTGGGTGCGCTTTACGCCTACGAATCGCAGGTCCCGGACATCGCCCAACAGAAAATCTCAGGTCTGGAGAAATTCTACGGCGTCGAAAACGCCCGCGGACTCAAGTTTTTCGCCGTCCATCAAGAAGCGGATCAATGGCATTCCGCGACCGCTCGCGAAGCGATCGATCGATTGTCCGACGTGGAAAAAGAGCAAGCCTTGGAGGCCGCAAGAACGGCTTCGGAGGCGCTCTGGAACTTTCTGAGCGGCCTCGACCGGGCGAACGGTGTCGACTCCCGCGGCTGCGCATCCGCGGCATGA